Genomic segment of Harmonia axyridis chromosome 6, icHarAxyr1.1, whole genome shotgun sequence:
ACTCCATATTAATCTACAAATAAAATATACCAAACATCTCAAcataaaatacatatatcaacaagtctcttactcttctgtgaaatggatatacaaTTCATAAATTCACAATTGATATCCAAATTCCGTTGCAAGTACGATCCTGGCAGACTGTTAGAGACAGAGGAGGGATAGAATTTAAGACTGTTCGGCCAATAACAGTCGCCCTATGCGCAAATTGTGCGATTTACTGTGTTTATATTGCTCCATCTAATTTTTGAACGGCTATATTAGATCTAGTTCTAGTAGGTATCTTTCACCTCATCTTATCGTAGACACACTGTATAGAGTAATCTGAGTACTTACTTTTCGTAGTTACTTTTCGAAAGTGATATCAATACTTACGTAAAAACAACATGCAGAATATCTCCCAAAATACCATTTACGTGAAGAATGGTTGGCGATGAAGCTAATTCACAAATGATTCTCAGTAGGCACGGTTTTCCTGAGTAGCCAATTCTGTGAAGAATAGGTAAATTTTAGTTTGGATCGCCATAAAGTAAATCTATTTTCAAATTTGCTAAAGTTATAGGCCAATATTTTACCTAaatttttgagcgttcgttctgTGAATATTGCTATGGAAATAGTCTCTCAACGATAAGGTTAGAATCATTGATGACGAGTTTGAGGAAGAATTCAATTCTGTTCGTCCGTCCAGCCATtagtaaacacgataacttttAATGAAAGCAGCTGAAAACTAACTAAACTCAACTTAAGGGTAGGTTCAGATCTTGAATGCCACggttaatttcattaaaaagtaaaatctgACCTAGTGTTGCGTGAATATGGCTGCTGTAtctctaataatttcaaaattgcgtttttttttcatttcaagttcttcctcgacaactcttaaagttttcattttagttATAGGTTTGTTTATAGTTTCATTATAGGTATAGTAACCCTCCtcttttatacgtagaatttaGAATTActgaaagaattaaaaaatataggttgtaatttggaaatcttgagttttgatgaaattgagtTCATGATCTCATCAtaaacaccttgtacatttttggtccaaaccgcaaacagtctcatAGTGGGTACTACGTATTGGCAAGATCAAAAATCAAagaggttttttcgaaaaactttttctgcagaaatttttttttttaaattgactccccattttttcattagaatcccattaactcatgaaccgttgagttttcatccgagttatggcatattgcttaaattgtcatcaaataagctatctaatgatgcaataaatatactgggtgtgctatttgaaataagaaagtagtggtccggtataaccgaaagttctagagatctgaaaatgtttgtgggagaaagatcattgcctcaaaccccaatatgcaaattttgagcataaaattattattacttagttttccataaactaggccttaaaatttcattaaaaattttaaaaaatactaTTAGTCGATTTTTAAACGAAATTGATTAAAAATCTAATTGAAATACGATCTCAATCAGGTGAATTGTTcagattgagaaaaaaatatttataacacATCTATAGATTAGTTGGGAGACACTTACGATCGTAGTTTAGTCTCTAGTGCTTGATAAATCAATGTCCTGTCAATGTTTCTTCCTAGAAGGGGTGGATATTCAAAAGATGTCTCGTTTCCAGGGACTTGATAATTAGCTTCAAAATTATAAGCCAAATAAGCATTTCTATAGGGACCGCCTAAGGGTAAAGCAAGCGCCATAAATAACtgcaaatgaaatattgaaaagttaaTAAAACAAACTAAGTATCTATACGTATTATCATTGTCTatcttcataaaaaaaaaataaaaagaaagaataataaaaaaaaataaatatttttaaaccAATTATCAGTAATCGACTTCGGTAAGTAGATATTTGTCGAAAACTTTGTTTTATcttttaaagggtgttttttttagagctatagaattttaaattgcaataaaacaacgatggattattcgattgacatgaattttatttatccgcaagataatcttgtggcattacatttttaatatgatttctggcatctgaccgccacggctggctcggatgtagtccaatctggacgtccaattttcgataactttttccaacatttgtggccgtatatcgacaataacacggcgaatgttgtcttccaaatggtcaagggtttgtggcttatccgcaaagaccaatgactttacatagccccacagaaagtagtctagagggtgttaaatcacaagatcttggaggccaattcacaggtccaaaacgtgaaattagccggtcaccaaacgtgtctttcaataaatcgattgtggcacgagctgtgtgacatgttgcggcgtcttgttggaactacagctcctggacatcatggttgttcaattcaggaatgaaaaagttagtaatcatgtctctataccgatcaccattgactgtaacgttctggccatcatcgtttttgaagaaatacggaccaatgattccaccagcccataaagcgcaccaaacagtcagtttttctggatgtaacggtgtttcgacatacacttgaggattagcttcactccaaatgcggcagttttgtttgttgacgtagtcattcaaccagaagtgcgtttcatcgctaaacaaaataaaatggacgtagtgcgcgatacgtattccgcacagaaccattattttcgagatgaaattgcactatttgcaagcgttgttcaggcgtgagtctattcatgatgaattgccgaaccaaactgagaataaatcacttgacatctgtttaataggtcgccatcttgaatagtacctaatgctaacttaaaattatacacctcgaaagaaacacccgttattatatTGACTGatgaattgttttgaaatagTAAGTAAACTAATAGTTATCAAaagaaacaaaaagaaaaagcaGTGGTCATATCAGGTATTTAGTGGTAGTTCGATActttttgttcagtttttgACTAACATCTCGCGATTGTAGTAAACAGTTGTGCCAAACAGAATTTTAAATCATAAAGAAATATATTCCAATCAGCATAATAAATAGTTCTACTCTTCGACCAAATCAAAGTACCTGTAGGTAAAGAGAAACgtcattttattttcacatGAAAGAATATGCCGtgtgattttttattatttgactattgtcaaaaattttaaaaaggaaacatcttacgaAAAAATGTAAAAGGGTTGATATGGTTTTGAGGGGGAATCCACTCATGCCAGAACCTCTTATCTATTTAATTCCCCCTTGTAGGAAGTATGGAGACCatctttggaatttcaaatgggaatcCCAGTTCTTCATAACAATATTCCACGAATTGTTGCAGATGACTGCTTTCGAGTTTGAATTTTACGACCTTAATGTAGGTACCAGTTCCATACCTCgatagaaaacttttttttacaacaacgtttactcatatctgtaatgtgagaaaaagaggtttgataacggaGTTGGATcttaattactcaaaatattttttttattatcaattcgattgttcccaccttatactgggttttccttggataagtttaagaaaaaaagtcccataaacatgagtccgcaaacgctttgttttcgagatacagggtgtttcttgtatagtcatTGTTTTAGtgatgtttatatttattagtttatcgaatctttattaatcttcgctatagaatttgttgataagtaccataagttataattaatttattcatcacagcttacttactggatttttataataatttggagctgtttgaattttttttcgaaatcgatagcaaatacgacaaaactacaacaaaccaaaaagtgatGTACTAGACAAGAGtttctttccacatttttttatagagccagtgcttcaccaaaaaatagttctggtggaaagaagcaggtacccttccagaaaaaatatcacactgtagatttgcatacaaaataagcatatcacaagatgaaaactttaaatcggaagatctatgccaattcaagttgaatattttgtgaagggaaggtgctatgagaaaaaaacaccggtatctcaaaaccaaagcgtttgcagattcatgttataggacttttttctcaaaatgatccgagaaatctatcattttcatttgtacacattaggaacaccgtttagatataatcaattcaaaactgatatctgcacaattaaattgcaatttgaatgaataacaataaattgtataacacgacccaaacaatttttcgatgcgaattacctACTTAGTTCagtactttgataactacagtattgaaattttgtgacgagaatgaaacaaaaaaccgaaaacaacgactaagtgcataccgattacggatgcaaaaattacagatggaaaataaggggcgacaccgacaaagcggatacTTAAATAtaagggaaaataataaacctcggacatagatgtgctcgtagtgcagtaaaagtactcatcttgaaagcgataataaactcataaaccgtaaaagggtccgattttgtactccgtgtcgatttcagaggaaagtaaaatgattattggttctttttatggaaaaattttcgtttttcgtctttgcgagaattctgaaattttatattttggaaatattggggggggggggtgatTACCGCCCATTTCTACGTCCTTcctggaaacattgaaaatattgctaggctttcctagaatttgcgtactaagcataaaataataacaaaatatatgacttaagttatgaaaaaaaatactataagaaaataaatcgatgaaaaaaaatcttcgaaaacgGGGCGCGTTGTCTAAGATATTgtcacaggcgcaatagtacctagatacggctctggcCGTATTATACGAATCTACAATAAAAAACAGGGGTTCTCATTTGACATTCTAAAGTTGACCCTCCTACCCCCCAAATGGGGCAATCAAATGCAAATGTTCTGTCATAAGCTCCCCTTCAAAACAATCAACCTGTTATTCGAAAGATTTTACCGTAAGATGTTTCCATCGAAATTTTGGACtgattcgatttgaaaaaaatataggtatatCCGAAAACTTAACAATATGTAGAATATTTTCTAAAAAGTTTGTTTATACTACCCTATTACCTATAGCACTATCTTACTACACAGTTCAAATTTGGTGGAAACTATATTTCTcgaattgaaaatgtttttttaccTCAACGACGTAACAAATATACACCAATAGTAACTATAATTGAATCTCCCTTACCCCCATAGAAGTACcaggaataaaatgaaatttccagTTATCAACTTTGAAATCTTCTTCATCAATAGCACTAGacacaataaataaaaaaattgacagtaaCAAGAACTGAGAATGGACGTTAAACTTCATAGTTGATGGAATTATTTCCTATGAGCTGTAACCAGtgctaaaaatattgaaattttaccGTTTATTGGACATCTGAAGAAAATAAACAGGGTCACCAAATTCCCTAAACACGCTAATGACTGTTCAAACAATGCTATTCAATTCAATCCCATTTCTATTGAACAGTAGTCATTTTAGAGTAGATAATTTCTAGAGGAACATTTTATTCAGGTGCAGTTATAATTAACAGCTATACCTACCAACCTGAAATcctcatttttttaattgtttccaTTCAACTACACTATACACATAACTGAAACGTACTtgataaagggttttccattaagaagtttcatttttattctgaaaaaaaaacgaatatttatattttaagagaaatcaatggttCTTTATTACATTGTGAATAGGAAGGTATGCACAGGGCCAgtgttaggggtgaaacagtgaagcgactgtttcaggcgtcTCTATTCtaggggcggcaatttagcccagagtgtggccgccctttcatatttctaattttgtctggtaatcgaaaataaatttttgacgatattgtttactcatatctataatgtgggaaaaagaggtttgataacgaagtttgaaccaattactcgaaatattttttttttttattaataattggATTGTTTCTATCTTATACTTATagtgggtgttcctgaattgaaattacgaaggaaaatgagaaattccttgaataattttaaaataaaatggcccataaatATGAGTtcgcaaaagctttgttttcgagatacagggtgtttcttgtagtcctacttttttgtgatgcttaaccagtttttCGAATCATTAATTAATCTTCGcaacagagttggtaaataagtaccaaaacttataatttatttatcacagttacctaactggatctttataataatttggattttcctgagaattactatagtgagctgtatgaatttttttcttgaaatagatTGCAGATactacaaaatttcaacaaaccaaaaagtgtaaataattctggaggaaaaaagcgggcaccctttcagaaaaaattctccctgtagatttgcattcaaaattaggatatcacatgatgaaaactttaaatgagATTATAACTATGCCAATTCGGGGAAAGTGATTTTTGATAAAAACTTGAACATTAACACctctatctcaaaaacaaatcgtttgcggactcatgttataggagtttttttctttaaatgatcCAAAAATTCTGCCACTTTCATTTGTACCCCAATTTAAGAACATCCTGTAGATAAAGTCAATTAAAAACTGATATATTcacaaatgaattgcaatttgaatgaaacacaataaattgtacaacacagcccaaacaatttt
This window contains:
- the LOC123682143 gene encoding uncharacterized protein LOC123682143 is translated as MKFNVHSQFLLLSIFLFIVSSAIDEEDFKVDNWKFHFIPGTSMGLFMALALPLGGPYRNAYLAYNFEANYQVPGNETSFEYPPLLGRNIDRTLIYQALETKLRSIGYSGKPCLLRIICELASSPTILHVNGILGDILHVVFTPSTSKNKNLEEDYEIAEEVGRQLKDCKKFSQKCDTSFLDLVTWLGNSSENIG